The following proteins are encoded in a genomic region of Micromonospora olivasterospora:
- a CDS encoding ABC transporter permease: protein MVDFLSKYALVAGLVGLTLYFAISPQTSETFSSWTNVQTIVASESVVGIVALAALVPLVAFRFDLSLGANVTVSAIATAHAVANWEVPTAVGVIIGISTGALIGLVNGLLVSLFQANSLVITLGTATLLSGLSALFSGYDIILGVSDSMTDFGATSFLGIPKPAWLLLICVLAVTVLLRYTVAGRQFSLIGSNEKAAKLVGVPVSGRVAFSFVVAGALAGVAAVLLVCRTGSASTGIGEGFMLPALAAVFLGSTTIKPGRFTVAGAIVGVFFVAVAVNGLTLAGVDDWVEPTFTGAVVVVAVALSAVLMARSRGARL, encoded by the coding sequence GTGGTCGACTTCCTGTCCAAATACGCACTCGTCGCCGGCTTGGTGGGCCTGACGCTCTACTTCGCTATCTCTCCGCAAACGTCCGAAACGTTCTCAAGTTGGACGAATGTTCAGACGATCGTGGCCAGCGAATCCGTTGTCGGCATCGTCGCGCTGGCCGCATTGGTCCCCTTGGTGGCGTTCCGCTTCGATCTGTCCTTGGGGGCAAATGTCACAGTGTCGGCGATCGCGACGGCTCACGCCGTCGCTAATTGGGAGGTTCCAACGGCCGTTGGCGTCATCATCGGGATCAGCACTGGGGCATTAATCGGTCTCGTGAACGGTTTGCTGGTGTCGCTCTTCCAAGCCAACTCGCTGGTGATCACGCTGGGCACAGCGACGCTTCTCAGCGGGTTGAGCGCACTATTCTCGGGGTACGACATCATCCTCGGCGTGTCCGACTCCATGACGGACTTCGGGGCGACGTCCTTCCTGGGCATCCCGAAACCAGCATGGTTGCTGCTGATCTGCGTCCTGGCGGTGACGGTGCTGTTGCGGTACACCGTCGCTGGTAGGCAATTTTCCCTCATCGGCTCGAACGAGAAGGCGGCCAAGCTGGTCGGCGTTCCGGTCTCGGGGAGGGTGGCGTTCAGTTTTGTGGTCGCTGGTGCTCTCGCCGGGGTTGCCGCGGTGCTGTTGGTCTGCCGTACCGGATCGGCTTCGACTGGGATCGGCGAAGGATTCATGCTGCCGGCGTTGGCAGCAGTGTTCCTGGGGTCGACCACGATCAAGCCGGGGAGGTTCACCGTCGCCGGAGCGATCGTCGGCGTCTTCTTTGTTGCGGTTGCTGTCAACGGCTTGACACTCGCAGGCGTCGATGACTGGGTCGAGCCGACCTTCACCGGCGCCGTGGTCGTGGTGGCTGTAGCACTCTCGGCGGTTCTGATGGCCCGGAGTCGTGGTGCACGGCTGTGA
- a CDS encoding ATP-binding cassette domain-containing protein, producing the protein MDLQVGAGEVVGVAGLVGSGRTSLLETIAGLHPHLGGSVRVAGRELSGAGFRTMLANGVAYVPEDRLRLSLFPEMSVSDNIVPNALHRYTQSGVFRPRKASRAAARAHAQYGVKSPGLDASVSALSGGNQQKVVIARWLSLLPRVLLLDEPSQGVDIGARADIYRLIGAAAESGAAVIVVSSDIEELLGHCTRIVGLHEGAISFSRPTESLARSELINLVYEMNEKVDLR; encoded by the coding sequence GTGGACCTGCAGGTCGGGGCCGGTGAGGTCGTCGGCGTCGCAGGCCTGGTCGGAAGTGGCCGGACCAGTCTGTTGGAAACGATCGCGGGTTTGCACCCGCACCTTGGCGGCTCGGTGAGGGTTGCCGGTCGAGAACTGTCGGGCGCTGGCTTTCGTACGATGCTGGCCAACGGGGTCGCTTACGTGCCCGAGGATCGTCTTCGTCTGAGTCTGTTCCCGGAAATGTCGGTATCGGACAATATCGTACCCAATGCGCTGCATCGCTACACCCAATCGGGAGTGTTCCGACCACGGAAGGCGAGCCGGGCCGCAGCGCGGGCGCATGCCCAGTACGGCGTCAAGTCGCCCGGCTTGGATGCGTCGGTCTCTGCCCTCTCAGGAGGAAATCAGCAGAAGGTCGTCATCGCGCGCTGGTTGTCGTTACTGCCGCGAGTGCTGCTCCTGGACGAGCCCTCTCAGGGTGTGGATATCGGGGCTCGGGCAGACATCTATCGCCTTATCGGCGCCGCTGCCGAATCGGGCGCCGCGGTTATTGTTGTCAGTTCCGACATCGAGGAACTCCTGGGGCACTGCACCCGGATTGTGGGCCTTCACGAAGGCGCCATTTCCTTCAGCAGGCCGACCGAATCACTCGCACGCAGCGAACTCATCAATCTGGTTTACGAGATGAACGAGAAAGTAGACCTCCGATGA
- a CDS encoding ATP-binding cassette domain-containing protein — translation MRSNDYILRVGALSKTYGASRALAEVDFDVARGSVHALAGGNGSGKSTLIKVLAGVVRPDRGGHVATPVRSEPADQITPSVSRQLGLRFVHQDLGLFEDLSVADNLLPVLAPGDSTAGFLGRQSLRQRARSILDRFELDIDASRDLRELRPAEQTLVAIARALSDFEVPSGGVADGVLFLDEPTARLPHGEVSELLERLRGYASRGHSIVFVSHRLDEVLDVCDAVTVLRDGVKVLDSPAADLARPKLVEAIVGRQVDSTNVRAGRADAEHREVLSVSGLLGGRSAEWTCRSGPVRSSASQAWSEVAGPVCWKRSRVCTRTLAAR, via the coding sequence GTGCGGTCGAACGACTACATACTGCGGGTCGGTGCTCTGTCGAAGACATACGGCGCATCACGCGCTCTGGCTGAGGTGGACTTCGACGTCGCCCGAGGGAGCGTCCACGCCCTCGCGGGCGGAAATGGGTCCGGCAAGTCCACCTTGATCAAGGTGCTCGCTGGAGTCGTCCGGCCGGACCGGGGTGGCCACGTGGCCACCCCGGTCCGGAGCGAGCCGGCCGACCAGATCACGCCGTCGGTCTCCCGGCAGTTGGGGCTTCGGTTCGTTCATCAGGACCTTGGCCTCTTCGAGGACCTGTCGGTAGCGGACAACTTGCTGCCGGTTCTCGCACCGGGGGACAGCACGGCAGGCTTCCTCGGTCGGCAGTCGCTGCGTCAGCGGGCCAGGTCCATCCTCGACCGGTTCGAGCTGGATATCGACGCATCTCGGGACCTGCGTGAGTTGCGGCCTGCCGAGCAGACGCTGGTTGCCATCGCGCGCGCCCTCTCCGACTTCGAGGTGCCGTCCGGCGGGGTCGCGGACGGGGTCTTGTTCCTCGACGAGCCGACGGCTCGTCTTCCGCATGGCGAGGTGAGTGAGTTGTTGGAACGCCTGCGTGGGTACGCCAGCCGCGGGCACAGCATCGTCTTCGTCTCACACCGACTGGACGAGGTACTCGACGTCTGTGATGCGGTCACAGTGCTGCGCGACGGCGTGAAGGTGCTCGATAGCCCGGCGGCAGATCTGGCCCGACCCAAGCTCGTAGAGGCGATCGTCGGCCGACAGGTCGACAGCACGAACGTCCGGGCAGGGAGGGCGGACGCTGAGCATCGAGAGGTACTCTCGGTGTCCGGGCTTCTCGGGGGCCGCTCCGCGGAGTGGACCTGCAGGTCGGGGCCGGTGAGGTCGTCGGCGTCGCAGGCCTGGTCGGAAGTGGCCGGACCAGTCTGTTGGAAACGATCGCGGGTTTGCACCCGCACCTTGGCGGCTCGGTGA
- a CDS encoding sugar ABC transporter substrate-binding protein, with amino-acid sequence MAIAAAAAMVLLTACGENGPSGNRGSDADVAAVVAQAKKATEANFAGTDRELPESGPKAVPGKKVWAIACSLQGSGCALPAKGAAAAGKHLGWDVKVVDGKLDPKVYNQQIRAAIADKADAIMLFSVDCAATKGAISEAKAAGVVVFGANALDCDDKFAGGGERMFDGYLPWGENLDTYGQFLSTVVGPAIADWVIAETDGKAFVVELKQDDLAVTRHVGESFRARMAECSTCTVESIPYTSGDIFSGKLQGKTAAGLSKFPKANVVMSPLDANIPVGVGAAVEQARKAGRSDLLLAGHEGSPSSLKLLRSGVQNFAVGRPMTWLGWAAADSLNRLFAGGDVVDSGIGIKSMDSDSVPDVEEYDGNAGADAYQQNYIRIWQGK; translated from the coding sequence TTGGCGATCGCCGCTGCGGCGGCGATGGTCCTCCTGACAGCATGCGGTGAGAATGGTCCTTCCGGGAATCGTGGCAGCGATGCTGACGTTGCAGCCGTTGTCGCGCAGGCCAAGAAGGCAACCGAGGCCAACTTCGCCGGCACGGACCGTGAGCTTCCCGAGTCCGGGCCGAAGGCGGTACCCGGCAAGAAGGTCTGGGCGATTGCATGCTCACTCCAAGGTTCTGGATGTGCGCTGCCCGCCAAAGGTGCCGCGGCAGCAGGCAAGCACCTGGGCTGGGATGTGAAGGTGGTCGATGGCAAGCTCGATCCCAAGGTCTACAACCAGCAGATTCGAGCAGCCATCGCGGACAAGGCTGACGCGATCATGCTGTTCTCGGTGGACTGTGCAGCGACAAAGGGAGCCATTTCGGAGGCCAAGGCGGCTGGGGTCGTCGTGTTCGGCGCCAACGCCCTCGATTGCGACGACAAGTTCGCAGGCGGCGGCGAGCGGATGTTTGACGGCTATCTCCCGTGGGGCGAGAACCTCGACACCTATGGTCAGTTCCTGAGCACGGTGGTCGGACCGGCAATCGCCGACTGGGTGATTGCAGAGACCGACGGTAAAGCCTTTGTGGTGGAGCTGAAGCAGGACGACCTGGCTGTTACGCGCCATGTCGGCGAGTCGTTCCGGGCTCGCATGGCAGAGTGCTCGACGTGCACGGTCGAGTCGATCCCGTACACCTCTGGCGACATCTTCAGCGGCAAACTGCAGGGCAAGACTGCGGCCGGGCTCTCGAAGTTCCCGAAGGCCAATGTGGTGATGTCGCCCTTGGATGCCAACATCCCGGTTGGTGTGGGAGCTGCTGTCGAGCAGGCCCGGAAGGCGGGTCGCTCCGACCTCCTGTTGGCCGGCCACGAAGGTAGCCCGTCGTCACTCAAGCTGCTGCGGTCGGGTGTGCAGAACTTCGCAGTCGGTCGACCGATGACCTGGCTGGGCTGGGCTGCCGCCGACTCCTTGAACCGACTGTTCGCCGGCGGGGACGTTGTCGACTCGGGTATCGGTATCAAGTCGATGGACTCCGACAGCGTCCCGGACGTCGAGGAGTACGACGGCAACGCCGGTGCCGACGCCTACCAGCAGAACTACATCAGAATCTGGCAAGGCAAGTAA